The Spirosoma radiotolerans genome has a window encoding:
- a CDS encoding outer membrane beta-barrel protein, which yields MNRLLRTFAVLTGLFIAIQAQAKSINPTDSLVIRFANRTRLVIYAPDKAGIQALSNYDLNKIVREMGMKLDSVPGGQTAISQDGGRFLKDTVLVITKQKEGVTIVVNSDGDTTRKSSRRKDNTDHDYDRARRRKRNDGSNFDYTISIGLNTLIQQSANPAYPEDSYALKPLGSRYFAFSAGAMPTLVRGKYASLKLYYGVEVAWNNFMFEDNKIAEKGPTGVSFTDAGRELQKSKLTVCTLGIPVVPRVTFYNSDGRKVCHIGFGGYVNYRLDSYRKIKEADGNKDRRHSDYYLNSFRYGLVAHLGVRSFDFFAKYDLNPLFQTGKGPDVRTLTFGIGF from the coding sequence ATGAACCGACTGCTACGTACATTCGCTGTACTAACTGGCTTATTTATAGCGATACAGGCTCAGGCCAAATCAATAAATCCAACAGATTCGCTGGTGATTCGATTCGCCAACCGTACACGCCTGGTCATTTATGCACCCGATAAAGCGGGAATCCAGGCTCTGTCAAACTATGATCTGAATAAGATAGTGCGGGAAATGGGCATGAAACTGGATTCAGTGCCGGGAGGACAAACGGCTATCTCACAGGATGGCGGACGGTTTTTGAAAGACACGGTACTGGTTATTACAAAGCAGAAAGAGGGTGTAACGATCGTCGTTAATAGCGATGGAGACACAACAAGAAAATCATCCCGAAGAAAAGATAATACTGACCATGACTACGATCGGGCCAGACGAAGAAAGCGGAACGACGGGAGCAATTTTGATTATACCATTAGTATCGGTCTAAATACCCTGATTCAGCAAAGCGCAAATCCGGCCTATCCTGAAGATAGTTACGCGTTGAAGCCGCTGGGGTCGCGCTACTTCGCCTTTTCAGCGGGCGCTATGCCTACGCTCGTCCGAGGCAAGTACGCATCCTTAAAGCTATATTACGGGGTTGAAGTAGCCTGGAACAACTTTATGTTTGAAGACAACAAAATTGCCGAAAAAGGGCCAACGGGCGTTTCCTTTACTGATGCAGGTAGAGAGTTGCAAAAAAGTAAACTAACTGTTTGTACGCTGGGTATTCCGGTCGTACCCAGGGTGACGTTTTACAATAGCGATGGCCGGAAAGTCTGCCACATTGGTTTTGGTGGCTATGTAAACTATCGACTCGACAGTTACCGGAAGATCAAGGAAGCGGATGGTAATAAAGACCGGCGGCATTCCGACTATTACCTGAATAGCTTTCGGTATGGCCTAGTCGCCCATTTGGGCGTGCGTAGTTTCGATTTTTTTGCCAAATACGATCTCAATCCATTATTTCAAACGGGTAAAGGTCCCGACGTCAGAACCCTTACCTTTGGTATTGGATTCTAA